The Mesobacillus jeotgali genome window below encodes:
- the glgA gene encoding glycogen synthase GlgA produces MKVLFAVSECVPFIKSGGLADVAGSLPKELKKLGTDVRVILPKYGLIPEEFRSEMKKVKEYNVQLGWRSQYCGIETLEYDGVTFYFVDNEYYFKRDSLYGHYDDGERFAFFNRAVLEFIAEIEFYPDVIHCHDWHTGMIPFLLRTEYYKRPGYGLIRSVFTIHNLQFQGVFPPVVLGDLLQVDSQYFNEEQLEFFGNTNFMKAALIAADHITTVSPTYKDEIQTDFYGEKLDGILRKRHEDLSGILNGIDHDLYDPEKYAGLAANFGVSTLERRVENKLQVQREFGLPENEDIPVVAMITRLTKQKGLDLVRGVFHEIMATGLQLVVLGTGDPEFEQFFRDMSAQYPEQCGVYIGFDENLAHQVYAGSDLFLMPSKFEPCGLSQMIAMRYGSIPVVRETGGLNDTVQPYNEFNGEGNGFSFANFNAHDMLFTIQRALSFYHKRENWLKLAKNAMETDYSWAQSAKQYNELYTDLISRSESHVF; encoded by the coding sequence GTGAAGGTTTTATTTGCGGTATCGGAATGTGTCCCGTTCATCAAGTCAGGAGGACTGGCTGATGTAGCGGGTTCGCTCCCGAAGGAACTCAAAAAGCTGGGGACGGATGTCCGGGTGATTTTACCGAAATATGGGTTGATTCCTGAGGAATTCCGTTCTGAGATGAAGAAAGTGAAAGAGTATAATGTGCAGCTAGGCTGGCGCTCACAATATTGCGGCATTGAGACTCTTGAGTATGACGGTGTTACGTTCTATTTTGTTGATAATGAGTATTATTTCAAGCGAGACAGCCTTTACGGACATTATGATGATGGAGAACGGTTCGCATTTTTTAACAGGGCCGTCCTTGAGTTTATCGCAGAAATTGAATTCTACCCTGATGTGATCCACTGCCACGACTGGCATACAGGGATGATTCCATTTTTACTTAGGACAGAGTACTATAAGCGTCCAGGTTACGGATTGATCCGGTCTGTGTTCACCATCCATAATCTCCAGTTCCAGGGGGTTTTCCCTCCGGTAGTATTAGGAGACCTTCTACAGGTTGACAGCCAATATTTCAATGAAGAGCAGCTGGAGTTCTTCGGGAACACCAACTTCATGAAAGCAGCTCTAATTGCTGCTGACCATATCACTACTGTCAGTCCTACTTACAAGGATGAAATCCAGACCGACTTTTATGGTGAAAAGCTGGATGGCATTCTGCGTAAAAGGCATGAGGATTTATCGGGAATCCTGAACGGAATTGATCATGATTTATATGATCCGGAGAAATATGCTGGATTGGCAGCCAATTTTGGAGTGAGCACGCTGGAAAGAAGAGTCGAAAACAAGCTTCAAGTTCAGCGTGAATTCGGTTTGCCGGAAAACGAGGATATCCCTGTAGTTGCAATGATCACGAGGCTGACGAAGCAGAAGGGGCTCGATTTGGTCAGGGGAGTCTTCCATGAAATCATGGCGACTGGATTGCAGCTTGTCGTGCTTGGAACGGGAGACCCTGAGTTTGAACAATTTTTCAGGGACATGTCTGCACAATACCCGGAGCAATGTGGCGTCTATATCGGATTTGATGAGAATTTAGCGCATCAAGTCTACGCCGGCTCTGATTTATTCCTGATGCCTTCCAAGTTCGAGCCATGCGGTCTGAGCCAGATGATTGCGATGCGTTATGGCTCCATTCCTGTTGTGAGAGAGACAGGCGGCCTGAACGATACTGTACAGCCTTATAATGAATTTAACGGTGAGGGAAATGGTTTCTCCTTTGCCAATTTCAATGCCCATGACATGCTCTTCACAATCCAACGGGCGTTGTCTTTTTACCATAAGCGCGAAAATTGGCTTAAGCTGGCGAAAAATGCTATGGAGACAGACTATAGCTGGGCACAGTCTGCCAAACAATACAATGAGTTGTATACCGATCTCATCTCAAGGAGTGAATCGCATGTTTTCTAG
- a CDS encoding sugar phosphate nucleotidyltransferase → MNKQLLGVIDATTVHDDLHELSIHRSVAAIPFGGRYRLIDFILSNMVNSGIQSVAIFPKFQYRSLMDHLGSGRNWDLNRKRDGLFFFPAPNLDKHYTGIGTLDHFADNIDFFERATQEYALIANSYTVFNMDFQPLLDWHIKSGCDITEVQKEGKSLGIYLVKKTLLMDLVTTRNETGYSNMRDVATDHESQFHLCYYNFEGYASMVDSIEKYFKTSMDLLKPEVWKELFPKERPILTKVKDEPPTRYDIDASVRNSMVANGGMIEGTVENSIIARGVKIGKGTVIRNCIIMQKTQIKENCVLDSVIVDKDARIEAGTMITAPADSPAVIRKGSVQGVGSGS, encoded by the coding sequence ATGAACAAACAATTATTAGGAGTAATAGATGCGACAACTGTTCACGATGATCTCCATGAACTGTCCATTCATCGATCTGTAGCAGCAATCCCTTTCGGCGGGCGCTATCGGCTGATTGACTTTATCCTTTCCAATATGGTCAACTCCGGTATCCAGAGTGTAGCTATCTTTCCTAAGTTCCAATACAGGTCGCTGATGGACCATTTGGGATCAGGGAGGAACTGGGATCTTAATCGAAAAAGGGATGGACTATTTTTCTTCCCTGCACCTAATCTGGATAAACATTATACAGGAATCGGGACGCTCGACCACTTTGCAGATAACATTGATTTTTTTGAACGGGCTACACAGGAGTATGCATTGATTGCTAATTCATATACGGTATTCAATATGGATTTCCAGCCGCTGCTAGATTGGCATATAAAGTCAGGCTGCGATATCACAGAGGTCCAGAAGGAAGGGAAATCATTAGGCATATACCTTGTAAAAAAGACATTATTGATGGATTTGGTCACGACACGCAATGAAACTGGATACTCGAATATGAGGGATGTCGCGACCGATCATGAAAGCCAGTTCCATCTCTGCTATTACAATTTTGAAGGCTATGCTTCTATGGTTGATAGTATTGAAAAATATTTCAAGACCAGCATGGATTTGCTGAAACCCGAAGTCTGGAAAGAGTTATTCCCTAAGGAAAGGCCGATCCTGACAAAGGTGAAGGATGAACCGCCTACCCGTTATGATATCGACGCGTCCGTAAGAAATTCAATGGTAGCAAACGGGGGAATGATTGAAGGCACGGTGGAAAACAGCATCATTGCCCGCGGGGTAAAAATCGGCAAAGGTACCGTCATACGTAATTGCATCATCATGCAAAAGACACAAATCAAGGAAAATTGCGTGTTGGATTCCGTGATTGTTGATAAGGATGCGAGAATCGAAGCAGGAACAATGATTACAGCGCCAGCAGACTCACCGGCTGTTATCCGCAAGGGATCCGTCCAGGGAGTAGGGAGCGGATCGTGA
- a CDS encoding glucose-1-phosphate adenylyltransferase, which yields MQKKKCVAMLLAGGKGSRLHSLTKNLAKPAVPFGGKYRIIDFPLSNCTNSGIHTVGVLTQYQPLLLNSYIGIGSAWDLDRKEGGVTVLPPYAESSEVKWYSGTASAIFQNLNYLDQYDPEYVLILSGDHIYKMNYELMLDHHIEKGADVTISVIEVPWEETNRFGIMNTDSDLRITEFEEKPDAAKNNLASMGIYIFKWSVLREYLIRDDQNPESSHDFGKDIIPLLIEEDRKLFAYPFKGYWKDVGTIQSLWEANMDLLDKDCELNLFDHSWRIYSVNPNQPPQYICPAGEVSESLVNEGCKIEGEVSRTVVFQGVTVKKGAVVKETVIMPDAVIGHNCVIEKAIVSPGVYVPDGTIIKPDESGNDEITLVSEETIGALQSN from the coding sequence ATGCAAAAGAAGAAATGCGTGGCAATGCTGTTGGCAGGAGGAAAAGGAAGCCGTCTGCACTCACTGACAAAGAATCTCGCTAAACCTGCTGTCCCTTTTGGCGGCAAATATCGGATCATTGATTTTCCATTAAGCAATTGCACGAACTCAGGAATCCATACAGTGGGTGTATTGACTCAATACCAGCCACTCCTGCTCAATTCTTATATTGGCATTGGCAGCGCATGGGACCTCGATAGGAAGGAGGGCGGTGTGACAGTACTCCCGCCTTACGCTGAAAGTTCCGAAGTGAAATGGTATTCTGGCACGGCAAGTGCGATTTTTCAGAACCTGAATTACCTCGATCAGTATGACCCGGAATATGTGTTGATTCTCTCCGGTGACCATATATATAAAATGAATTATGAACTGATGCTAGATCATCATATTGAGAAAGGTGCCGATGTGACGATTTCGGTCATTGAAGTACCATGGGAAGAGACGAACCGATTTGGCATCATGAATACAGATTCAGACCTTAGAATCACCGAATTTGAGGAAAAACCGGATGCAGCGAAAAATAATCTGGCTTCTATGGGGATTTATATTTTTAAATGGAGCGTATTAAGGGAATATCTGATAAGGGATGACCAGAACCCTGAATCAAGCCATGATTTTGGCAAGGATATCATTCCGCTGCTGATTGAAGAAGATAGGAAGTTATTTGCCTATCCTTTCAAAGGCTACTGGAAGGATGTAGGAACCATACAAAGTCTTTGGGAAGCCAATATGGATTTACTTGATAAAGATTGTGAACTGAACCTGTTTGATCATTCTTGGAGGATTTATTCCGTCAATCCAAACCAGCCGCCTCAATATATTTGCCCAGCAGGAGAAGTATCTGAATCCCTGGTCAATGAAGGCTGCAAGATCGAAGGGGAAGTTTCCAGAACAGTAGTGTTCCAGGGTGTTACCGTGAAAAAGGGAGCGGTAGTTAAAGAAACGGTCATCATGCCGGATGCCGTTATCGGACACAACTGTGTGATCGAAAAGGCAATTGTCTCTCCTGGAGTCTATGTCCCGGATGGAACAATCATCAAGCCAGACGAGAGCGGTAATGACGAAATTACATTAGTATCAGAAGAAACAATCGGAGCATTGCAATCCAATTGA
- the glgB gene encoding 1,4-alpha-glucan branching protein GlgB: MVINPTEFELHLFHEGNLFQSYNLFGAHVMKTETGTYTRFCVWAPKAMQVRLAGDFNNWVADGYEFYKVNQEGVWQLSLEGDLTGAIYKYEIVTASGERLLKSDPYAFFSEVRPNTASIVYSLDGYKWNDQKWLQKREKRSTLGEPMFIYELHVGSWKKHEDGSFLTYRELVDELIPYILSHGYTHIELLPLTEHPLDISWGYQSTGYFSVTSRYGAPHDFMYFVDMCHQNGIGVILDWVPGHFCKDAHGLYQFDGSYVYEYQRENDRENHVWGTANFDLGKTEVQSFLISSALFWLEKYHIDGFRVDAVANIIYWPNSIQAANQFGVEFLKKLNKAVKEYEPGALMIAEDSTDWPQVTGPVEYGGLGFSYKWNMGWMNDTLKYMEEESLNRKHIHDKVTFSLLYAFSENFVLPFSHDEVVHGKRSLLDKMPGDYWQKFAQLRLLLGFMVAHPGKKLTFMGTEFGQFSEWKDKEQLDWNLFDYEMHGKMNQYNKELIKLYKRSKPLYEVDQSYEGFEWIDADNRDQSIFSFIRKGKNPEELLVIVCNFTDKVYSDYRIGVPKHGEYREILNSDATDFGGSGVINKKVLKAEEIAFHGRPYSIEMSISPFGISVLRPVIKRKGRNNHAKEEMRGNAVGRRKRKPSALTDKESR; encoded by the coding sequence ATGGTGATTAATCCTACAGAGTTTGAATTGCATCTGTTTCATGAAGGGAATCTGTTCCAGAGCTACAATTTATTTGGGGCACATGTCATGAAAACGGAAACTGGAACATATACTCGATTTTGTGTGTGGGCTCCGAAGGCGATGCAGGTTAGGCTTGCAGGCGATTTTAATAATTGGGTTGCAGACGGTTATGAGTTTTATAAGGTCAACCAGGAGGGGGTCTGGCAGCTCTCTCTCGAAGGGGATCTGACCGGTGCCATTTATAAATATGAGATTGTGACTGCGTCGGGTGAGCGGTTGCTCAAATCTGACCCTTATGCGTTTTTCTCGGAAGTAAGGCCGAATACGGCCTCGATTGTCTACTCATTGGATGGCTACAAATGGAATGATCAGAAATGGCTGCAAAAGCGTGAAAAGAGGAGCACACTCGGTGAGCCTATGTTCATCTATGAATTGCATGTGGGTTCCTGGAAGAAGCATGAGGATGGGTCGTTCCTTACATATCGTGAGCTTGTTGATGAGTTGATTCCATATATTCTTTCACACGGATACACACATATTGAATTATTGCCTTTAACTGAACATCCGCTCGACATTTCCTGGGGCTATCAATCTACTGGTTATTTTTCGGTTACGAGCCGATATGGAGCACCTCATGATTTCATGTATTTCGTGGATATGTGCCATCAAAACGGCATTGGGGTTATCCTGGATTGGGTTCCAGGTCATTTTTGCAAGGATGCGCACGGACTGTATCAATTCGATGGCAGCTATGTGTATGAATATCAGCGAGAGAATGATCGTGAGAACCATGTTTGGGGAACTGCCAATTTCGACCTCGGTAAAACAGAGGTCCAGAGTTTCCTAATTTCGAGTGCGCTTTTTTGGCTCGAAAAATACCATATCGATGGCTTTAGGGTGGATGCGGTTGCAAATATCATTTACTGGCCTAATTCAATCCAGGCAGCGAACCAGTTTGGAGTAGAGTTTTTAAAGAAGCTGAACAAAGCAGTCAAGGAGTATGAACCGGGAGCGCTGATGATTGCAGAGGACTCGACTGACTGGCCTCAGGTGACGGGTCCCGTCGAGTATGGCGGTCTGGGTTTTTCATACAAGTGGAATATGGGTTGGATGAATGACACGTTGAAGTATATGGAGGAAGAATCCCTTAACAGGAAGCATATACATGATAAAGTTACCTTCTCGTTGCTATATGCTTTTTCAGAGAATTTTGTCCTGCCATTTTCACATGATGAAGTTGTTCACGGGAAGAGATCGCTTCTTGACAAGATGCCGGGCGATTACTGGCAAAAATTCGCTCAGCTCCGGCTTTTGCTTGGCTTCATGGTTGCGCATCCCGGCAAGAAGCTGACATTCATGGGGACCGAATTCGGGCAGTTTTCGGAATGGAAAGACAAGGAGCAGCTTGACTGGAATCTTTTCGATTATGAAATGCATGGAAAGATGAACCAATATAATAAGGAACTAATCAAATTGTATAAACGGTCAAAGCCTCTGTATGAGGTCGACCAAAGCTATGAAGGATTTGAGTGGATCGATGCAGATAACCGGGATCAGTCGATTTTTTCTTTTATCAGAAAAGGAAAGAATCCTGAAGAACTTCTGGTCATCGTTTGCAATTTTACTGACAAAGTATATAGCGATTATCGAATCGGTGTCCCAAAGCATGGTGAATACCGGGAGATTTTAAACAGTGATGCTACAGACTTTGGCGGTTCGGGCGTCATTAACAAAAAAGTTTTGAAAGCGGAAGAAATAGCCTTCCATGGAAGGCCATACTCTATAGAGATGAGTATTTCTCCATTCGGAATCTCAGTTTTACGTCCTGTTATCAAAAGAAAGGGGAGAAACAATCATGCAAAAGAAGAAATGCGTGGCAATGCTGTTGGCAGGAGGAAAAGGAAGCCGTCTGCACTCACTGACAAAGAATCTCGCTAA
- a CDS encoding DNA alkylation repair protein has product MNVQEIMNKLAELSSEQTKKTFINHGANGTLYGVKIGDLKKLVKHVKKDHELALALYDTGNFDAMYLAGLSINPKLVTKETLQKWVGNVDWYMLAEYTVAGVAAESHYALELAREWMESEEEMTAVAGWSTYANYLSITPDEKLDLEEIRTLLQRAETTIHQEKNRVRYCMNGFVISVGAYVIDLHDEAMKVAETIGNVHVNMGNTACKVPLAVPYIEKIASRNKIGVKRKTCIC; this is encoded by the coding sequence ATGAATGTTCAGGAGATCATGAATAAGCTAGCAGAGCTGAGTTCAGAGCAAACGAAGAAAACTTTCATTAATCATGGAGCAAATGGAACCCTGTACGGAGTAAAGATTGGGGATTTGAAAAAGCTTGTCAAGCATGTGAAAAAAGACCACGAGTTGGCTCTAGCCTTGTATGATACAGGAAACTTTGATGCTATGTATTTAGCAGGGCTGTCTATTAATCCGAAATTGGTGACAAAGGAAACCCTCCAAAAATGGGTGGGAAACGTAGACTGGTACATGCTTGCGGAATATACTGTTGCAGGAGTGGCGGCTGAAAGTCATTATGCTTTGGAACTTGCCCGTGAATGGATGGAGTCAGAAGAAGAAATGACAGCAGTTGCCGGCTGGAGTACATATGCCAACTATTTATCCATTACCCCTGATGAAAAACTGGATTTAGAAGAAATCAGAACGCTGCTTCAAAGAGCAGAAACAACTATTCATCAAGAAAAAAACCGAGTTCGGTATTGTATGAATGGATTTGTGATCAGTGTAGGAGCCTATGTGATTGACTTACATGATGAAGCGATGAAAGTTGCTGAAACAATCGGCAACGTTCATGTCAATATGGGTAACACTGCGTGTAAAGTTCCTCTTGCCGTTCCTTATATTGAAAAGATTGCAAGTCGTAACAAAATTGGTGTTAAACGGAAGACATGCATCTGTTAA
- a CDS encoding GNAT family N-acetyltransferase yields the protein MQIRKATKDDACGIAKVHVISWQETYQGLVRQEYLDSLKVEDRKPLWEKGLLLNAETSPVFVAVNPEGEIIGFASFGKERTGKFDADGELYAIYILKEYQRGKLGLRLLQAGLEEMQKLHYQSMLVWVLADNESRKFYKSLKPKKAGEEVVKIAGKEYLEFAYIWKELNILQQTIIEKLRG from the coding sequence ATGCAAATCAGGAAGGCTACGAAAGATGATGCGTGCGGTATTGCAAAGGTTCACGTTATAAGCTGGCAAGAAACGTATCAGGGATTGGTACGCCAGGAATATTTAGATTCCTTGAAGGTGGAGGACAGGAAACCTTTATGGGAAAAAGGCTTGTTACTAAATGCTGAAACTTCTCCGGTTTTTGTTGCTGTTAACCCAGAAGGGGAAATAATCGGATTCGCATCCTTTGGAAAAGAGAGGACAGGAAAATTCGATGCCGATGGAGAACTATACGCGATCTACATTCTTAAAGAGTATCAAAGAGGTAAGCTAGGCTTGAGACTGCTCCAAGCTGGTTTGGAAGAGATGCAGAAACTTCATTATCAATCTATGCTCGTTTGGGTGTTAGCTGATAATGAAAGTCGTAAATTTTATAAAAGCCTTAAACCCAAAAAAGCTGGAGAAGAAGTTGTGAAAATTGCGGGCAAAGAGTATCTTGAATTCGCTTATATTTGGAAGGAACTAAATATCCTTCAACAGACTATCATTGAAAAACTAAGGGGATAG
- a CDS encoding DMT family transporter, whose translation MEAPKVNPYMAVAIGVIAVSTSAILVKVSSAPSGVIAFYRLFFSVLLMLPVFLIKYVSELRLITKRDWVFTGIAGIFLAFHFILWFESLNYTSVASSTVLVTLQPLFAFVGAYLFFKERVSAKAILSGVIAIGGSVIISWGDFKISGSALFGDFLAIVACALVTVYLLFGQTVRKRMSLITYTFIVYSISSITLFFYVIAVGDSFYPYPASDWVYFVLLALIPTLLGHTLFNWSIKWISASVISMAILFEPVGATVLAFYLLGEKVILTQIIGGLVVIAGITLFLVDERKMKLKNQAEINSISG comes from the coding sequence ATGGAAGCACCTAAAGTAAACCCTTATATGGCGGTAGCAATTGGAGTCATTGCAGTCTCGACTTCTGCGATTTTGGTCAAAGTCTCATCCGCGCCGTCCGGAGTCATTGCATTTTACCGGTTATTCTTTTCAGTACTACTAATGCTGCCGGTGTTTCTTATAAAGTATGTTTCAGAACTGCGTCTTATTACGAAACGTGATTGGGTATTCACAGGAATCGCCGGGATATTTCTGGCCTTTCATTTTATCCTCTGGTTCGAATCACTAAACTATACCTCAGTAGCAAGCTCTACTGTACTGGTCACGCTTCAGCCACTTTTTGCATTCGTAGGGGCTTATCTCTTTTTTAAAGAGCGTGTTTCAGCTAAAGCGATTTTAAGCGGAGTAATTGCAATTGGCGGCAGCGTCATCATTAGCTGGGGGGACTTCAAAATCAGTGGAAGTGCGTTGTTTGGAGACTTTCTGGCGATTGTAGCCTGTGCATTAGTCACTGTATACCTTTTATTTGGCCAAACAGTCAGAAAGAGAATGTCTTTAATAACCTACACTTTCATTGTTTATAGCATCAGTTCGATTACTTTATTCTTCTATGTAATAGCGGTAGGTGATTCATTCTATCCATATCCTGCAAGCGATTGGGTTTACTTTGTCCTCCTTGCGCTGATACCGACTCTGCTTGGCCATACACTATTCAACTGGTCGATTAAATGGATCAGCGCATCAGTCATTTCTATGGCGATACTATTTGAACCTGTGGGCGCAACGGTCCTGGCTTTCTACCTCCTCGGTGAAAAAGTGATTTTGACACAGATTATTGGAGGATTAGTTGTTATTGCTGGTATAACATTGTTTTTAGTAGATGAAAGAAAGATGAAGCTTAAAAATCAAGCCGAGATCAATTCAATATCGGGGTAG
- a CDS encoding MgtC/SapB family protein yields the protein MLFSIDMEILLKLGISAFLGLVIGLEREIKRKPVGLKTSLVISIVSCLLTIVSSESAYMFPGDEDVNITMDPLRLAAQIVSGIGFLGAGVILRRGNDTISGLTTAAMIWGAAGIGITVGAGFYWEAIAGVALLIVSVEFIPFLMTFIGPRQLREKEIRLQFNVNSRESIADIITRIKGEKIALKNVRIKDLAEGNQLVQLIVTVDFRRKTTDVYETVSEIEGINRVEIEGL from the coding sequence ATGTTATTTTCAATTGATATGGAAATTTTACTTAAGTTGGGGATATCCGCTTTCTTGGGCCTGGTCATCGGGCTTGAAAGGGAAATTAAAAGAAAACCTGTAGGCCTTAAGACTAGTCTTGTTATCTCGATTGTCAGCTGTCTTTTGACGATTGTGTCAAGTGAATCAGCCTATATGTTCCCAGGAGACGAGGACGTTAATATCACGATGGATCCTCTCCGCTTGGCGGCCCAGATTGTATCCGGTATCGGCTTCCTCGGTGCCGGGGTTATTTTACGAAGAGGGAATGATACGATTTCGGGTCTTACAACGGCAGCGATGATTTGGGGTGCCGCTGGTATTGGAATCACGGTAGGTGCCGGATTTTATTGGGAAGCCATTGCTGGTGTTGCTCTGCTTATTGTGAGTGTGGAATTCATCCCATTTTTGATGACTTTCATAGGACCAAGGCAATTAAGGGAAAAAGAGATCCGGCTGCAGTTCAATGTCAACAGCCGGGAAAGCATCGCTGATATTATTACCAGAATCAAGGGGGAAAAAATTGCATTGAAAAACGTCCGCATTAAGGATCTTGCAGAAGGAAACCAACTGGTACAATTGATTGTAACCGTGGACTTCCGCAGAAAGACGACGGATGTTTATGAAACCGTGTCGGAAATCGAAGGGATCAACAGAGTTGAAATAGAAGGTTTATAG
- a CDS encoding IS110 family transposase, whose amino-acid sequence MDVFIERCAGLDVHSETIVACVLTGKQDEDLIKITETFPTLTKDLFRLLKWLKDHGVTHIAMESTGVYWKPVFNILEDFFDITLANAQRIKNVPGRKTDVSDAEWIAKLLRHGLIEKSFVPPSDIRELRDLTRLRKKWIGQLTSEKNRIQKVLECSNVKLSSVISDVFGVSGRKLLERLVEQGYVDGDEVESRIHGKMSSKKQLITDSLFGTINDHQRFLIKQSWLHIQQLEEHILEVEKRIDQLLEQYKEELHLLLTIPGIKKDTAAIIIAEIGVDMNQFPTSQHLSSWAGVSPGNHESAGKRKSTRTTKGNPHIKSAMCEAAWAVSRCRNRWLATKYWSTAARRGKKKALVATSHRMLRIIYSMLINKEPFKERQVI is encoded by the coding sequence ATGGATGTATTTATTGAACGTTGTGCAGGTCTTGATGTTCATTCAGAGACAATCGTTGCCTGCGTTCTAACCGGCAAGCAAGACGAGGATTTGATCAAGATTACTGAAACCTTTCCAACCTTGACGAAGGATTTATTCCGTTTATTAAAGTGGCTGAAAGACCATGGGGTCACCCATATTGCGATGGAAAGCACCGGAGTCTATTGGAAGCCTGTGTTTAATATCCTTGAAGACTTTTTTGATATTACTCTTGCGAATGCCCAAAGGATCAAGAACGTCCCAGGAAGAAAAACAGATGTTTCCGATGCCGAGTGGATTGCCAAATTATTGCGACATGGGCTCATCGAAAAGAGTTTTGTGCCTCCGTCCGATATCCGGGAGTTACGGGACCTCACACGTCTCCGAAAAAAGTGGATTGGCCAATTAACTTCTGAAAAGAACCGGATTCAGAAGGTTCTGGAGTGTTCAAACGTTAAGCTGAGTTCGGTTATTTCCGATGTCTTTGGGGTTTCAGGGAGAAAGTTGCTTGAGAGACTGGTGGAACAGGGATACGTAGATGGCGATGAAGTCGAAAGCAGAATACACGGAAAAATGTCATCTAAAAAACAATTAATTACTGACTCGCTCTTCGGTACGATTAATGACCATCAAAGGTTTCTAATCAAACAGTCTTGGCTTCACATTCAACAACTAGAGGAACATATTTTAGAGGTGGAGAAAAGAATTGACCAACTTCTGGAGCAATATAAAGAAGAACTTCATTTGCTTCTGACCATTCCTGGGATAAAGAAAGATACAGCAGCCATCATCATTGCCGAGATTGGAGTGGATATGAATCAGTTCCCAACCTCTCAACATTTATCTTCGTGGGCAGGTGTATCTCCTGGCAATCATGAAAGTGCAGGGAAACGTAAGAGTACTCGGACAACAAAAGGTAATCCGCACATTAAGTCAGCCATGTGTGAAGCAGCCTGGGCCGTTTCCAGATGCCGAAATAGGTGGTTAGCTACGAAATACTGGTCCACTGCCGCTAGAAGAGGAAAGAAAAAAGCACTCGTTGCGACATCGCATCGAATGCTTCGAATCATCTACTCCATGCTTATAAACAAGGAGCCATTTAAAGAAAGACAAGTTATTTAG